A window of Gemmatimonadota bacterium genomic DNA:
CCGCCAGGAATCTTCTCGCATCGTCGTTCCCGGCACAATGCCCGGCGGCCTACCCGGACAGGGTGGCGTTCCAGGGTCGGGAAGCCCGCAAGGGGGGGGCATCATCTCAAGTTGATCCAATAGCCATATAACAAAAGCCGCGAGTGCATCTTTTCGCGGCTAAAAAACAAACGCCGTGCAAATCTTTCTGCACGGCGTTTTGGCGTATTTGGCACTTATCTACTCACTCGATAAGTAACCCGAGGAGAAGATGAGACCATCATAGCGGATGAACCAGATGTTTAAGAAATCGTCTTCGGCAGTGTACCGGAGAGGGTACGGAAATTTGATCCATTGCCCTTTCTCGGTGGCTTTGGCGATTTCCTTGCCAAATTCGTAGCCCGTTGGCGATCTCCCAGCCTTGACGTCAGACCCTATGAGGTGTGATAGGATACGTGAGCATGAGGTCGTTTTCATCAACCAGGGTTAGGAACCACTGCCCATCGATGCTCTCCCGGCTATTGTAGTACGTCGCAGTCGCATCGCGGCCATCGCGTTTGTAGTATTCTATCGCCCTTTCCACGTACGCGATTGTGTGAGCCCCCATATCTTCGGGATTCTTGTAATATCCGGAGACGAAGATGAGACCGTCGTAGCGAATGGCGTACGCGGCTTTGGGGGCTTCTTGCAAGGTAAGCGGATGCGGCCAAGGGTAGTCGATCCAGTGGCCTTCTTCGGTGGCTTTGGCGATTTCCTTGCCCAACTCGTAGCCGTTGGAGCCGACCACGTCTTTGATGTCCGTGCCTTTGAGGTGGGGAAAAATTGGATGTGCGATGTAGAGGTCGTTTTCGTCAATCAGGAAGAGGTAGAACTGTTTGTCAATGCTTGGCAGTGAGTTGTAATATGCAACTGTTGCGTCTCTGCCTTCGCGATTGTAATAAGATATTGCCTCTTGCACGTATTCCTGTGCAATGGTAGCGAGTTCATCGGGTAAAACCACATGTGCAGTTGTAAAGACGAGACCATCGTGCAAAATTGCGAGATACCATCCCAGTTCTAACCGACCGGTGAGGATATTGTATCTATCCTCCTTAAACCAATAGCCATCTTCGGTCGCTCGCGCTATGTGCTGTCCAAAAGAGGTACGGGGGTGGGTAGCCCAATTAGACCCTACGCCCCCGGACCATGTAGCTAACGCCAGGATGGTGTGGTCGCCTTGGGCCATGACAAGCAGCACGAGATCGCCCTCAATGCTTTCCTTGCTATCGTAGTAGGCGAGCGTGGCTTCCCGCCCATCGCGCTGGTAGCGGGCTATAGCCGCTTCCAAAAAGGCCCTCGTCCGTGCCGCAGCCGCTTCATCCGCGGGGGTCGTTTCCAGTGGCTCAGAAGACGTGATGCGTGCCCTCTCGCCAATGGGCAAGTCGAGTCTGACCTCGTAGCCGACATTCAGCGGAATGCTCGACCAATGCCCGATCTCACTGCCATCTTGCAGGGCGCGGGCTTGATAATACCCGCTGTCTGAGGTAATTTCTATCCGCGCCTGTCCCTCGTCGTTGGTGGTCGCAGACCATTCATACTCGGCCACACGCCCGGCAACAGAACGCGAAAGCTCGACCACCACACCGCTTACGGGCGCATCGGCTTGCTGCACGGTGGCAAGAACCACAAAGGCGTGCCCGGCAGCAGCCAATTTGCTCAAGGGCCTTGTGACCGGTTCGCCAGTATCTGTAATCTGAGATTGGGTGACGCGCTCGCCACCACAGTGCCACAATGCAGCAGCGACGAGTGCAATTGCAAATATACGGCTCAACATAAACGACTCTCCTAAATAAAGCGGCGTTGGCCGCGATAAGTAAGTGGATTTTTGATTTATGAAACCCCTAATATAATCCTAAAAAATTTTTCAGCAAAAATATACGTCATGTGAGACTTTCAATAGACAAGCGGACGTTTCAGGGCTATATTTGTGTCCGAGACACAACAGCACAACACCAAAGCCGCTTTTGTGCGGCTTTTTGGATAAAAAGGACAAACGCGATGATTGAAAAAATCATTGAAGTTACAACTTCAGACGGTATAATGCCCGCCTATGTCTTTCATCCAGAAGGCGAAGGACCGCATCCCGCTGTCATCTTCTACTTTGACATATTTGGCATTCGCGACGAATTGAAGAACATGTGCCGTCGTTTTGCCCGCGCGGGATATTACACCGTCCTCCCCTCTCTATTTTATCGCATGGGCAATCCGTCTTACAACCCCGAAAAATTCATGAGTGGCGGTCTCAATCTCGAAAAAACAGATCCCCTGCACCCGATGAACCTCAACACCAGCACCACCAATGCCATGGTCATTGAGGACACGGGCGCACTGCTTCGCCACCTCGACAAAGAAGAGCCTCAAGCCAATGCCCAACGGGTCGGCTCTATCGGCACATGCATGGGTGGTCGCCACGCCCTCTTTGCAGCGGCAACCTATCCCGACAATGTTTTGGCCTTTGTCTCCATTCACGGCGGCAAGCTCGTCACCGATGCATCGGATTCGCCCCATCTCGCCATGCCAAAACTCAGAGCCGAAGGCTACTTTGGCTGGGCGGACCAGGATGCCGGCGCGACCGAAGAACACTTACAACTCTACAAAACCGAACTCACCCGCTGTAACGTCCCACATCGCATCGACTTTATGCCCGGTGCGCTACACGGCTATTTCTTTCCCCAGCGTTTAACGCACTACCACGAAGACGCCGCTGAAAAATCCTGGGATGCAGTCCTCGACCTATTCGCCCGCGCCCTCAAAAGCAAAAAATAAAAAAACCCGGTGATCTCACCGGGTTTTGATTCAGGGCTATTGCGATTTACCACAGATGCACATATACAGCGGGGCGTACCTTTTGGCCCGCTGTGCCAGCAGACAAAAGAGAATCTGCATAAGCCGCGTCATTCACCATACGCTCTCGACTGCCCCCCTTCAGAAACAGATGCAAATGCCGATCGGGTTCTGCAACCAGATCATTTACTGTCTTGCGAAACTCGCCCGGCCCCAAACTGCGTGTTGCAGACCGCCCATCTTCTGAAAACGCCAGACCTCTGGAAGTATATAAAATCACCACATCCCCTGGTTCGGGATCGTGGTGATAGACGCGCCACACGGGCTGTGACACATTCAAAATCATAATCCCCAGGCACAGCATCAACATCATAATGCCCAGGAACAACTCTTTGCTCACGTCGTGCGCTTCGGCCTCGGCCACCGCGCGCTGTAAAAAACGTCGTCTCACCCTCTTTTCTCCTCTTCGCGCATATCCAACCATTTGCGTTCCAGATCAGACATGCGATTCAACAACATATCATAGCCCTTTCGAAGCGGCAGATAGGCCAGCAAGGCGACGAGCGTTGTCTGAAACGCCAGCACCAATCCACCTGCCATATCGCGCAACACCTTAAACGTCTCGGTCGCCTCATCCAGTCGGGTCAGTTCTTCGGCCATCAGCAAAATACCGCACACAGTCCCCAAATACCCATAAAACGGAACGCGACTCAAAGCGCGTTGCCCGGACAACAACCGCTCGCCAAACACAGCGAGTAACTCATCTACTGCCTCGTCATCGCGCGCCTTTAAGTCCGCATAATTCTCGTGGCTCTGGCGAAAATTATCCACCTGCTCCTGGCGCAATGCAGTCAAATTACCTGTATCCGCACCTTCTGCACCCAACCGTCGCCAAAAATGAATAAATGTGACCAGATGCGCTGCCGAACTGCCCAAAACGAGCACATAAGCCGAACGCCCCGTCCACTCGACCCAACTCGCGGCTGCTGGCGCAAAAAAATAAAAATAAATACCAATACTCGCCACACCAGCACCACTCAATCCACCTATTATCGCACCAGGCCAATTGGACTCGGACAGGCCAAATTGCTTTTCGTAACGACAAATAACACTTAAGCGTTGCATTAAAATCAATGCACCTGCTATAGCACACACAACCCAAAAAAGAACTAATGATAACGATTCAGACCAGTGTAATCCGTACATCAGCTATTTTCTCCCATCAACGATTGCCAGCGTATGGCCACATACAACACATAAACTCCCACGATCAGCGTGGGCAACAACAATCCCAATCGCGTAGCCGGACTCGACTGCCCACCCCCACCACCGCGTCTCATCCCCTGCGGCTGCACCTGGGCATTGACGCCCTCATCTTTTGTTTCACTTTTCATCCCACCGCGTTCTTCAGGAGGGCGATACGCCTGCTCTCGACTACCGCGGTCACTCGCAGTGGGAACCGCATCACCAGTGGTCGCAGTTACAGCACCTTCTCCTTTTAACGCACGGCGGTCTGGATAAATCAACTGCTGTTGCACCGCCGGTAACTTCTCCGACCAGGACCGCACATTTTCTGCCACCGGTGCCGATAGTTTTTCGGTCAAAGGTGCGGCTTTTCCCAGTGTCAGCGATGCGGAACGGGCGCGTTCCCGATTGTAAAGCGGCACACTCAGATCGCCCTGACGCGCTAAATCTGCGCTTAATTTTTCTCGTCGAGCCTGCAAAATAGCGAGTTGTTGGGCAAAGGTGTGATAATCCATCGCCTCTTGCCGCGCAGCCATTGGTCTCACGGACGCGCTTTTTGCAAGCGCGCGATCAATCGCACCCCGGTCAAATGTGATAGCCATATCTACAAACCCAAACATTCGCCTGCCCCAAATCGGTTGCGCACCGGGAATATCTGGCATCGGATGGGCATAAATAATTTCCGTTGCCCGTCCTCCTGCGGTCTCCCATGCCCCATTGGAAACCACAATGGGGTACAACCTGCCTGCACCATCTTTCAGGTATAACCCACCTAAAAAACCACTCTCTACCCTATCCGTATCCCAACACCGCACGCGCAGGCGATTTTGCCCTTGAAAATACAAATCCGGAACGGTCACTTCCACAGGCGTCAACCGGGTCTCCCCCACGGGAAAATCATTGAGCCAAACCCGCGCTTCGTCATCCGCCCAAAAAATCATCACAGCTGTCATCCCTTCGGGCAGCACGCGCTCGGGACGCGTCTCGGGCAGCTTCTTCAACACCTCGGCATCTGCCACCTGCATCATTCGTACGAGACTATCTACGGTAGCGGACACATCGTTGTATTCTCGCCGGATTGCCGACACATCTCTCTCTATCGCCTCTGCATAACTGCTTGCAAACAGCAATAGAATCACAAGATTCATCAAACGCATTTTCTCAATAATCCGCAAAAGATCCGTCATCTTCATGCCAGAACATCCCGCGCAGGCGATAAGATTCATCGCGCAATGCCTCGAGCACGTCATCGTCCATATCCACACCCAAACCCGGCTCGGTTGGCAATTCAATAAAACCATCTCGAAAAATTAGAGGCGTCTTAAACAAGCCTTCTCCACGGTTATGACCTCCCTCGCAAATCAACAAATTTGGAATCGTTGCCATCACATGCACCGACGCTGCCACCCCCACAGGCCCAGCCGCGTTGTGAGGCGCAATCGCCATATTGTGTATCTCTGCCATCCCCGCGATCTTTTTCAATTCCAACATACCCCCACAATGGCGAATATCCGGTTGCAAAATCGCGCACATCTCTCGCTCGATGAGTTCGCGAAATCCCCAGCGCGTCAAATGCCGTTCGCCCGTAGCAATGGGCACAGTTGTACCCCGGGACAACGCCAATAACGCCTCGTTATTTTCCGGATGACACGGCTCCTCTGCAAACAGTGGACGCAGCGGCTCCAACTCCTTCACCAGAATCGCAGCCATCGTCGGACTCAATCGCCGATGCAAATCCACCGCAATATCGACCGAATAGCCCACAGCTTCGCGCACCGCAGCAACGCGCGAAACCATAAAATCTATTTTCTCTGGCGTATCGACAAATCTCACAGGGCTCGGAGAAGCCCCCATCTTCACAGCGCGAAAGCCCTCTGCCACCTTTTGGCTTGCATTCTCTGCACATTCTTCTGGCGTCGTCCCGCCCGTCCCTGTGTACACGCGAATGCGATCGCGAACTTTCCCACCCAAAAGTTTCCAGACCGGCAACCCCACCATTTTGCCAAACACATCCCACATCGCCATCTCAATTCCACTCAGCGCACCGACCAATACCGGCATACTCCGGCTATAACTCGAGCGATACATCGCCTGCCAGTGGTCCTCGATATTCAGCGGATCTTTGCCCACCAGGTACTCGGCCATATCCTCTACAGCCTGTGCCACCACGCGCCAATGCTCGTAATTCATCGGCTCGCCATACCCCACCAATCCCTCATCCGTAAACATCTTCAAAATCATCGCCCGACCCCGAATGGGAATCGTCTCAAATCCCGTAATTTTCATATTCAAAACCCGTTATTGCTTTGTGCCTCTCGGATAATCTCTGCAATCTCCCCCGCAAATCGAATCTGACTGTCATCCTCTGGCGCGTATCCCACAACGCGCCTTGCATTGTCGATATTCCAGAACCGGTGCGTATTCCCACTGATGCCAAAAAACACCTGAAATGGCACCCCATTTTCATCTTCAATATTCTCTGTCTCAATACTCTTAATCACCAATTGCGACAAATCTCGCGCACTCAAATACGCGCCCAATTCCCGGTGCAACTGCTTCAAATCATCTGCCGACTGCCCTTCCATAATGGTGTCTCGGGGCGCGCCAATGCGGATGTGGACACTCTCCAGCCGCTTGCCATTGGCCGCATTGCCCGTTGCAAATACAAAGGCCAGATGCTCGTACGACGACTTCGCCCAACCGTAAAAATTATCAGACAGAGGCAGCATATCGGTCGTGGCAAAATCCAATTGGTCGGACCAGATCAACCGCTCGTAAAAATCGCATGCGTGATTTGAACTCATCACCACAATGCGTTTCACCCCCTCTTCGACACACGTTTGGTACACATTGTAGCACATCCGAACATTATCGGACTCCTTCCAATAATCCGTGTGTTGCCAATCTACAGTCCCTTTAAACCCGCTGTGTACCACAGCATCGGCACCTCGAAAATGGGCGCGATACGCATCCCGATCCAGATTTTCCAAATCCACAACTTGCACGCCTTCAACTTCATCGCCCTCGCGGTTGGTCGTCTTCACATCCAACAATGTCAGATCATACCTCTCGCGCAATGCAGGTAACATCCGCCCTGCCACATAGCCCGATGCACCTGTTAGAACAACCTTTTTCTTCGCCATATCGCATTCCTCTATCCAGCCTGATAAACAACCTGCCCGCGCACCACCGTTGCCACCACGTCCAATTTCTCCTGTCCCTCTTCCCAGCGGAACAAAGATAGACTCGCCTCTTTACCAACTTCCACAGACCCCACGCGGTCATCTATCCCCAACAACCGTGCCGGATTGTTCGATGTCATTTCAATAGCATCGGACAGCGAAGCGTCTGTAAACCGCACGGCATTGGGAATACCACTGTCCAGAAACAAACCCGCACCCGCCAGATAAGGCGTTCCCGCCAGAGAAATTTTGCCATTGGCGTGCAACTCGCTCTGTCCCAACCCGCTCTCGCTGCCGTAAATACCCGGCGGCAGGCCAGCGATAGATGCCACATCGCTCACCAGACACAGGCGTTCTTTGCCTTTTGCGCGATAAAAACTCTTCAACACCGCAGGCGGCAGATGAAACCCATCTGGAATAATCCCTGCCCACAACGCATCTGCCGCGAGTTGTTCCCATATATAATTGGGATGGCGCGGCAACTCGGCATGCGCGCCATTGCCCAGATGGGTTGACATTTGGGCACCGGCGGCAACCGCCTCCTGGATGCGCTCGGGACTCGCGCCCGAATGACCAATTGAAACAATAACACCCGTTGCAGCCACCTTCTCAATAAATTCCAATGCGCCGTCTCGCTCGGGCGCAAGCGTAAAAATCGCAATGCGCCCACCAGCCGCTTCCTGATACCGCTGAAATTCATCCCAATCTGGATCGCGCACATGCGCCAGGGGATGCGCCCCGCGGGGACCATCTTCAGACGCGATATAAGGACCCTCAACGTGAAATCCGACAAAAGACGCGCGCGCGACTTCTGATTCCTCACACGCCTTTGCCAACAGCGCCAGACCGTGAACCGCATCTTCTTCAGATGAAGTCGTCACCGTGGGACACCACAAACCCGTACCCGTCCTGTGCATCCACGCCGCCGTCTCCACAATTTTCTCCACCGTCAAATCTTTAGCTTTATAGTTGATCCCACCCACACCATTGACCTGCACATCAAAAATCGCTGGCGCGATCCACACATCGTCTCCACCAATCGCATCTCCCGCGCCCTCGCGGTGAATAGCCGCGATCTGCCCGCCATCTGTTTGCACGGTTACGACCTGCGACGTATCAACCAATTTGCCTCTAAAATTCATAGTCTTATCTCCTTTCTGAGCGCTAAACTACGCGATTTTCTGTACTTAATCAATAATGAATCCATCTGCCCACAATTCATTTGTCCATCACTCCATGTCCCCTTATCTTGCATGCACATCCAAAAATAAATAACTAATATGACCCGATCTCAAACCATTGGCCTCATCCTCGGTCCTGCGCTGGCACTATTTATTTTTATCTTCCCCAGTGACCTCGGCATATCTGCCCGCCTGGCGCTCGCACTCACCGCGCTCACCGTTATTTTCTGGACCTTTGAACCCATCCCCATATCCTACACCGCCATCTTCATCCTCACAATCTTCCCGCTTCTCGAAATCCTTTCTTTTAAAACCACATTTCAGGGCTTTTCCGGTAAAGCCGTCTGGCTCGTCTTTGCCGGAATGGCATTGAGCCTCGGCATTACCGAAACCCCCCTGGGAGCGCGAATGGCCCAAAGCGTGCTCGGTCGCCTGAGTGGGTATCGGCAACTCGTCTTTGGCCTGCACATCCTGGGGCTCATAATGGCACTGTTGATCCCCTCTGGCGTCGTGCGCGTCCTCATCTTGATGCCAATGGTCGTCTCTCTGCTCAAAACTCTCGGCGAAGCCCCCAACTCAAAAGTCAGTGCGGGTCTCGTCCTCTCACTAACCTGCGCCACGTATTACAGCGGCACGGGCATCCTGACAGCTGGCGTGCCCAATCTGGTCATTCTCGGCGTTCTGGAATCGCGCAATATCACAGTCTATTGGAGCGAATGGGCCTATTATCTCTTTCCCATCATCGGCCTCCTGCGCGTCGGCCTGCTCTACGGCCTTATCCGTTTGCTATTTCGCCCCTCGCGAGAACCCGATCTCTCGGGCCATTCCGCCATCGCCGATGTTCCCGCCCACATGACCAGTCCCGAAAAAAAAATACTCGGCATTCTCATCGCAGGTGTTCTCCTGTGGACGACCGATATTATACACGGCATTCACCCGGTCTATATCGGCCTGGGACTCGTCCTCCTCTGCTATTTGCCCGGCTGGGGTCCCTTGCCCTTTGACACCATCAAAAAAATCAATTTTCCCCTTCTCATATTCATCTCCGCAGTTTTTGCCATTGGTCACGCCCTCGAACAATCTGGCCTCAACCGCGCCCTCGCGTCCGTATTCATACACCATCTCCAAACAGTCGAAACCCCCACTGCCCAACTCGCCATCATAGCGTATCTGGCCGTGCCATTTGATTTTTTAATGGACACCGCCGCGGTTGGCGGTGTGCTCGCCCCTTTCCTGCTCGACCTCGGGCCTCAACTCGGCCTGTCGCCCCTACCCATCGCCCTCAGTCTGGCAATTGGCACGGGCGTGGTTTTCATCCCCTATCAGGGCGCGCCATTTATTGTCGCGTACAGCTTTCGCTATGCTCGAATGGGACAATTCGTACTCGTGATGTCGCTGATATCTCTGATAACGCTCATCGCGCTGCTTCCACTGACCCTGTTATACTGGCGTATAATTGGATTTATCTGACCCATCACAGTACAAACCCTTCTGTGCTTGACAAATACGCACACACACACTTTAATATTTCCAGTGCTATCACCCGATTTTTCATTCAGGAGTACAAAAATGACCCAAACCATTGACGGAGAACGCGCCCTTGCCTGGGGTGCGGTAGAAGCAGGTGTCGGCGTTGTAACCGGGTATCCCGGTTCACCCGGCACAAACACATTTAACGCCATGGCCGAAATGGCCAAAGACCACGGACACCATGCCGAATGGTGTATCAATGAACGCATTGCCCTCGATATGGCTGCTGGCGCATCACAGGGCGGCAAGCGCGCGCTCGTATGTCTCAAAAGCGTGGGCATGAACGTCGCGCTCGATACCCTGATGGTGCTCAACATGACCGGAGTACACGCCGGACTCGTCATTGTCATGGGCGATGATCCCGGTGCCTGGGGATCGCAAAACGAGCAAGATACGCGCACCCTTGGTCCCCTGGCCGAACTTCCAATGCTCGAACCCGCCACGCCTGCGGAAGGCCGCGACATGATAAAATGGGCTTTTGAATACTCAGAAAGCCTGCAATCCATCGTGATATTGCGCCTGACCAGAAGTTACAGCGTCAGCACGCAGGCTCTTTCCGACTTTCGGCCCGCAGCGCAACACGCCACCCGCGAACCCGACCGCGAGCCAATGAGCTGGATATCCGCACTTCGCACAACCGTGGGCAACCACACAGAATTACACGAAAAAATCGCGCGCGCCACCGTACAATTTAGCGACCTGCCCTTCAATAGCATAGA
This region includes:
- a CDS encoding MotA/TolQ/ExbB proton channel family protein; this translates as MQRLSVICRYEKQFGLSESNWPGAIIGGLSGAGVASIGIYFYFFAPAAASWVEWTGRSAYVLVLGSSAAHLVTFIHFWRRLGAEGADTGNLTALRQEQVDNFRQSHENYADLKARDDEAVDELLAVFGERLLSGQRALSRVPFYGYLGTVCGILLMAEELTRLDEATETFKVLRDMAGGLVLAFQTTLVALLAYLPLRKGYDMLLNRMSDLERKWLDMREEEKRG
- the dgoD gene encoding galactonate dehydratase, whose protein sequence is MKITGFETIPIRGRAMILKMFTDEGLVGYGEPMNYEHWRVVAQAVEDMAEYLVGKDPLNIEDHWQAMYRSSYSRSMPVLVGALSGIEMAMWDVFGKMVGLPVWKLLGGKVRDRIRVYTGTGGTTPEECAENASQKVAEGFRAVKMGASPSPVRFVDTPEKIDFMVSRVAAVREAVGYSVDIAVDLHRRLSPTMAAILVKELEPLRPLFAEEPCHPENNEALLALSRGTTVPIATGERHLTRWGFRELIEREMCAILQPDIRHCGGMLELKKIAGMAEIHNMAIAPHNAAGPVGVAASVHVMATIPNLLICEGGHNRGEGLFKTPLIFRDGFIELPTEPGLGVDMDDDVLEALRDESYRLRGMFWHEDDGSFADY
- a CDS encoding SLC13 family permease produces the protein MTRSQTIGLILGPALALFIFIFPSDLGISARLALALTALTVIFWTFEPIPISYTAIFILTIFPLLEILSFKTTFQGFSGKAVWLVFAGMALSLGITETPLGARMAQSVLGRLSGYRQLVFGLHILGLIMALLIPSGVVRVLILMPMVVSLLKTLGEAPNSKVSAGLVLSLTCATYYSGTGILTAGVPNLVILGVLESRNITVYWSEWAYYLFPIIGLLRVGLLYGLIRLLFRPSREPDLSGHSAIADVPAHMTSPEKKILGILIAGVLLWTTDIIHGIHPVYIGLGLVLLCYLPGWGPLPFDTIKKINFPLLIFISAVFAIGHALEQSGLNRALASVFIHHLQTVETPTAQLAIIAYLAVPFDFLMDTAAVGGVLAPFLLDLGPQLGLSPLPIALSLAIGTGVVFIPYQGAPFIVAYSFRYARMGQFVLVMSLISLITLIALLPLTLLYWRIIGFI
- a CDS encoding NAD(P)-dependent oxidoreductase — encoded protein: MAKKKVVLTGASGYVAGRMLPALRERYDLTLLDVKTTNREGDEVEGVQVVDLENLDRDAYRAHFRGADAVVHSGFKGTVDWQHTDYWKESDNVRMCYNVYQTCVEEGVKRIVVMSSNHACDFYERLIWSDQLDFATTDMLPLSDNFYGWAKSSYEHLAFVFATGNAANGKRLESVHIRIGAPRDTIMEGQSADDLKQLHRELGAYLSARDLSQLVIKSIETENIEDENGVPFQVFFGISGNTHRFWNIDNARRVVGYAPEDDSQIRFAGEIAEIIREAQSNNGF
- a CDS encoding cache domain-containing protein, translating into MLSRIFAIALVAAALWHCGGERVTQSQITDTGEPVTRPLSKLAAAGHAFVVLATVQQADAPVSGVVVELSRSVAGRVAEYEWSATTNDEGQARIEITSDSGYYQARALQDGSEIGHWSSIPLNVGYEVRLDLPIGERARITSSEPLETTPADEAAAARTRAFLEAAIARYQRDGREATLAYYDSKESIEGDLVLLVMAQGDHTILALATWSGGVGSNWATHPRTSFGQHIARATEDGYWFKEDRYNILTGRLELGWYLAILHDGLVFTTAHVVLPDELATIAQEYVQEAISYYNREGRDATVAYYNSLPSIDKQFYLFLIDENDLYIAHPIFPHLKGTDIKDVVGSNGYELGKEIAKATEEGHWIDYPWPHPLTLQEAPKAAYAIRYDGLIFVSGYYKNPEDMGAHTIAYVERAIEYYKRDGRDATATYYNSRESIDGQWFLTLVDENDLMLTYPITPHRV
- a CDS encoding dienelactone hydrolase family protein translates to MIEKIIEVTTSDGIMPAYVFHPEGEGPHPAVIFYFDIFGIRDELKNMCRRFARAGYYTVLPSLFYRMGNPSYNPEKFMSGGLNLEKTDPLHPMNLNTSTTNAMVIEDTGALLRHLDKEEPQANAQRVGSIGTCMGGRHALFAAATYPDNVLAFVSIHGGKLVTDASDSPHLAMPKLRAEGYFGWADQDAGATEEHLQLYKTELTRCNVPHRIDFMPGALHGYFFPQRLTHYHEDAAEKSWDAVLDLFARALKSKK
- a CDS encoding amidohydrolase family protein, coding for MNFRGKLVDTSQVVTVQTDGGQIAAIHREGAGDAIGGDDVWIAPAIFDVQVNGVGGINYKAKDLTVEKIVETAAWMHRTGTGLWCPTVTTSSEEDAVHGLALLAKACEESEVARASFVGFHVEGPYIASEDGPRGAHPLAHVRDPDWDEFQRYQEAAGGRIAIFTLAPERDGALEFIEKVAATGVIVSIGHSGASPERIQEAVAAGAQMSTHLGNGAHAELPRHPNYIWEQLAADALWAGIIPDGFHLPPAVLKSFYRAKGKERLCLVSDVASIAGLPPGIYGSESGLGQSELHANGKISLAGTPYLAGAGLFLDSGIPNAVRFTDASLSDAIEMTSNNPARLLGIDDRVGSVEVGKEASLSLFRWEEGQEKLDVVATVVRGQVVYQAG